CTGGCCAttgcccgcccccgcccccgcccccgcccccgccgccgccgacgatggCTCCGCTCCCGACATCCCGCAGCTAGCTACTGGATGGCAGCAAGAACTCAGGTGCTCGAAATGTTGGCGGCGTCGCCGTCCAGCGCCGATATAAAAACTCCGCTCCGGGCCACGAGGATGTCAACGTGAGCCGTGAGCGGGTGCTTTCACGTGTGCCGTCGCCGCGATCATGCATGCACACGGAGAGGCCATTGTTGTCCAAGTGGTTGGCCGATGCCGAGGACACCATGGATCACTGCCAGCCATGCCTTTTGCACCAAAGGGGGGATGCCCATGGCGAGGTCACGGGCACTGGCATCCACTGGGTGTGCTCTGCCGTTACCGTCGCGCCGGTCACAAATCGGCGAAAAAGCTCGGAGGTTTTGTAGCCACGACGATGCGTGAAAAGCAGGGGGCCGGTCGAGGAGCCCTGCCTAGTGTGTTCGGGGCTGGCATTTCGGCAAAAGCTCACGTGTAGGTACCCAGCAACCACGCACGAACCCCCTTGGCATGTGATCTCAGAACCAGAAAACCACTACGAGTTCAGATGGCGTAAAAACATAAAGCAAAAACTGGCAGATGGGCCAGCTCCGGACTAGTTCATTAAAATTGAAGGTACCACAAAATCTCGGTATGTTTCTCCACGACAACAAAAAGCTCAGTCATCTTCCAGCATTTCTGAATGGAGATGCATACATGTAGTGCTGCAGTACTTGTAGCTGTACCTATGGAATGGTACCTTGCCTGCCAGGGATGAGAAACAGCATGAACATGCAGCGTCGTTTGCCGCTGTTGTTGTCTGCGTGGAGCTGCCCGCCGCGGTCGAGGGCCCTGATTGAACTGCTAGCGCCGCGAGCCTTCTTTCCGCTGCCGCTGCTCTTTTCTCTCTTTCGTCAGCGAGTTTTCGGTCTCGTTCCTCCTGATTAACAGTAAACAAAGGTATATAAGTATGTGTGTGGTGTGGAAATAGCAAACATGTGCTAAGCCTAAGATGGTTGCCTTTAGAACATACCTGCATAGAAAGAGCAACAGCCTGGGGATTCTTATGTTTCAGGCCTGACACAGAAGCAGTTGGTTTGCCCATTTGGCCAACTGAAATGCCTTTAGCAACAGGTTGTGATTGCGCTGCTAGCGCCTGAAGTTTCGAAGGATTAAATATCAGACGTGAGCGGCTAGATCAAAAACATATCTAGGAGTGATGAATGTATAATGCTCACCAACCATTTTTTTTAATAACAAGATATGAAGTAACAATTTAAACGCCAGCAAAGCAAAGCACTATATTCGGGGCAACCAGTGAATGGTACTTGCAACAGTATCACCAGATAGTGTATTGCATTCATGTGCAACCAAGTATAAGATATACATGCAGTCATATTTACTCACAACAATCATAATAATGAAACCATTACCAaccttctctttttccttttccttttccttttccttctctCTAGCCTTCTTTTGTTTCTTCAGTTCCTTTGCTCTGGCTTTCTTCTTGGCATCCTTCTCTGCCTAAAGAACAATTACAGATCAATTAACACAGCCATCTTTTTCCCCATTCAACGAGAACAAGAAAACTTTGTTCACAGGACATGAAACTCACCTGTTTTGCAGCTTGTGATTCTTCCATTTCCTTTGTTAATGCACTAGGCACCTCAGCAGCATGCCAATCCCATTTGTCAAGGTTGAGCGCCATGAATCTTCTGAACGTATTTCTGACTTCTTTGTCTGAAGCCAGCAGGTAAGGTGTCTTTCCTCTTTCATCTTTGATACAAGGATCCAAACCCTGCTCGAGCAATTCCATAGTTTGTTCAACATTGCCAGCCTTTGCAGCTTCATGGAGAGGTGTTGTTGCATTATTAGATGGTATGGCCATTGCTTCATGCGAACTCGATGAGTCCAAAATAGGTTCCTCAGGGGCCACACTTATTTCTTCCCTTGCTTCTGTACTTTGCACAAACTTTGTCACATTTTCCACAAGGGGTAATACTTCACCCATAATAGAGCATTCCGTCTCATAATAGAGCTGTGTTAGGTTATTGTATACGCGTTTCGCTTCTTTCAAGGTGGGCCGATGAACAGTCAAAGGGAGTGGACGAATATCACATGCTTGCAATACCGATTGAGCCTTATCCCCATCAAAGAGCATCTGGCGGTTCTTTGATGGAGCGTATATATAGACACAAACACAGGCGTCAAAGTATGGCTTCCAAGAAACTATTAATTCTTGAACTTCCTGCAATTAgaccgacaacaacaacaacaaataaaagaaatataagTAAACCATGATCAAATTTGGATACTAACTTGTAATCAGGTGCTAACATCTACTAGACTTCCAGTGAAAAGGCACCCAAATAAACTTATGCTCTAAATTGCGTATTACCTTTTTCAATGCTGCTTCGTTATAGCGGCGAAGAGAGGAGCCCGCTGAGTGTGCAACCTTTCCAGTAGCATCTTTTCCAGACTGCCTCTTTCCAGCCTTTGCCCTTACAACATACCTAACACATAAATAAGTAAGAATTATCAGTTATTACTAACATTAAGTCAGAAACAGCATTGCCAACTAATTTTGCTTGACAAACAAAAAATCCAACTAATTTTGCCAGTCACAGAGGTACAACTATGCTGACTGAAAGAATAAAATTTATTCTGCAAGGTGAACTTGACATGGTTATCAAAAGCGACAGGAAAATGTTCGTGGCTAGATTATCTAGTTTAATTCAGTCAAACTTTACTACTTTAATATTTATGATTGTGTAGGAGCATTTCTTACTGTTCCAATGAGAAAAACATCTCTATCATTTTTTTTAGAAATAATTTATTCTGCGTAGGGCAAAATTACTGAATGTTGTCAtaaaactgagagtgttgatgtTCTTTATCATGTCAGGGTGTACATAGAAATTCATCACGGTAATGTCGATAAAGAAAATATGGCTAACAAGCATGGACAATATTAGGGACTGACAATCTTGTTACCTGTGAAAAGTTTTATTTGCTAATATTTTGTTTCCATCAAAAACACATCCAGCAAAATGTCCACCACTTGTTAATATAATGATCCTCAAATGCGATGCATTGCGAGGTTCACATGCCAACTGCTTCACTCTATTTATCATCTCATCTTCATGCACATACGATGTAGACCCGTGATTTTCCATTTTTCCAGATTTGCAGTCAAAAAATGGTTCTTCATGTTCTTTGAACAGTACGCATCTCCAAAAAGAAACTGTGTCACCAGAATGACCATGAAAAAAAAGTTTCTTCCTGAAGTCTTCCTTGCCTTTAACTGAGAGCCGGTGATCCGATGCAGGCACATCTTCCCTTTCGTCCTCAGAACCAGATACACTAGATACCTCCAAATCGTCAAATAGAGAATCAGAATCAATTTTTTCCAAGTCTTCTTCCTTGATAATAGATTTACCAGCAACACTCAGCTTAACCTGACAGGATTGCCAGAAAAACAGATTCAAGAGTGTAAATAAGATGAGAAACATGTAGCATGGATAGGTTTTTGAGAATGACTACACAAACCCCACAGTAATTAGACTAAATATAACAACAGCGGGAGGAGAATCATGCTTTTAAATCCAAAGTTCCACTTAACAATAACCGTTTTCCTTTCAAGTATGTAGCAAGTAGAAAGTTTTGCATTGAATCTTCACAGCATCAAGATAATTTTAAAATAAAATTGCCCCAAGATCTAAACTAATGATTACGAACTAATCGGTTTAGTCAGGTGGGTAACCAGAGTAGTAAAGtagataataaataaataaaagaatgcAAAGTGGACCAGTAAAGACGGCATAAACATTTCCAGTTAGTAGGACATGAACAGTTTACTTTTTTGTGAACATTTCGCTGTTGATACGAGCGACGCCATGTGGATGTAAGATATGCACCAATGCAAGAGGAAGGGCAATAAAGAGTGGAATGACTCCTATGAAATATCTGAATTTGGTGGAAAACGTCAAACACATGTAACAAACAAATTTTCCATGTCAAGTTTGTGGGGCACAGTTATACTATGTGATGGCACCCAATTTATAGTTACTTAAACAAATAAGCTGTTAGTAAGGAGCTTTCGCAGAACAGCAATTCTAAACTCACCCTAATTGGGTTTCAAGTTCTAACATCTAGAATTTGGGGCTCCAGTGCAATACAAGAGGCTTCTAGTCAGCTATTCCTAGGTATCACTGAATGATTAGATGAATCTAGAGGCTCAATTGATTACTATCTGCTGTCGTTCTCACGTACTCCACTGAACAGCACATACAGCTGCAGGTTCGTATTTCCATCTGCTGAAGAATGTGTCCTGTGATCAAACACCAGCATCTAAACACAATTTAAACTTTTTCTTCAGTTGCTTCTTCCCACATCAATCTAGAGGCTCAATTATATACGTACAAAGGAAGATGCGATGTCAGTTAAAGAAGAGGGATGAGGATATATACGTTGAGGCGGTGGAGATCGGACTTGAAGTGCTCGCGCTGCTCCTGCAGTGAATCGAATTCGCCGGCGCAGGTTTTACACGTCCACCGGAACCCCCCGGCCTCCGGCGGTTGCTGCTGCTGcaacggcgccggcgccggcctgGAGGGTTCGGACGGCTCCGCTGGGGAAGGGGCCAAGGCGGGGTGGGACCGGAAGAGTACATACGAGTCGAAGAAGTCCGAGGGGAGGTCGAAGAGCGAGCGGGGAGGTCTATTCTCCGGCGCGGCCGCCGCCATCTGGGGGGCGGAGGAGGCCATGGCTGTGGATCCGACGTTTCGTGCCCGTGCGGTACGCGTGGAGGCGGATCCGCTTCATCAATCAGTCATCCAAAGACTTGTACGATAGGTTTGCCGTTGGATCAGAAATCGACGTCGCAGAGCAACTAGTCAGCCTTCTCAAAGACAATAAAAACGTCGGTTCTCTTATTTGCAGATTAGTCCTGGTTGCAAATTCTTATTCACGCCATTAAAAAGGATATTTCCAAGATTGCCATTTCTTGTTTTTTTTTGCATACATCAAGGTTTGAGATTGCTAACCGGGCCTGCCACCCGGCAGATCGTTAGTTCTCGCCGACTCAACTTGTTAAGTGACTTGCTCTTTTGTCAACCCTAGCCGTCACAAAAAAATTTCCCATGCCGTTGGCTCGGTCCCCTTCCCTTCTCTCGTCTGGTGGCCTCGTTAGCGGCTAGAGGAGTAGGGACTCACCCGTTGCGTTGTTATTAGTTTTACTATGGTCGTGTTTCCTCCGCGGCGATGGCAAGATGGTGGCTGCAAAGACGAGTTGGAATAAGGCATCTCCCTACCTCGACAACGTCTAATCTGACACTAGCAAAGGGCCAATGAGGGTATGTGTCATCAGATTTGCTGTGTCTCTTCGATCTTGGCACTTGATGTGTCAATTAAGCGAAGTTGTTTGTTGAATTTTGGTGCGATGACTCCGACCTTTTCTTTTGATTTGTTCTGTTGCATGGTCCTATTTCTCCAACCATTTTGGGTCGGTGGTGAAGGCAAGTATGTGTTATCTGGGGTGATGCCCCAGTCAAAATTCTTTCAACGTTTTCTAAATACCATTTCAAGCGATGGTTAGCATTGCACTCTTCAAAGTTTGCTATTACAAGGGTGTTTGCAAGTATCCCCTCCTCTTGCTATCACTTAAGTGCAATTTTCAAGATCCGTCAAGTGGCACACAATCGAAGAAAAAACATGGCTAGTATGGTTTCCAATGAAATTTTGTTTTTCGCCGGTTATTTTTTGTGTCATTTTCTTTCTATTGTATTGGCTACTATTTTACTTGGTAGTTTTCTAATCTAAGATATCATTTGGATGtccttttttgaagaaaaaaatactccctctgtaaataaatataaaagtgtttagataactaaagtagtgGTCTAAACgcctttatatttctttacagagggagtacttgtaaGGTGACTTCTGAGCATTATCTCTTCGAGACAAGGTCGATCATGATTTAGCCGAGAGTATTAGGCTAACTAAATGATGCCACGCGTGTTGATGCGGGAACCTTGCTAAAAGAGAATGCAGAAAAGTTGCTAAAACATCTAAAACTAGTGGGAAGCAAATGCAAGCTTagagaataaaaaataaaacacaAATGGTATAAAGGAAAAAAACTATAGTTACGttcatttctaacaaaaatgtgaagggTTAACTACATATGTATGCTGCAATCGCCCAACCCATATTGTCAAATACAAAATCTAATGAAAAAATAACTTATGACGGACATGCATGAATTGATGATGTGACATATTGCATGCATAGAGACCAATGCAAAAACAATGTAATTGTTTACTTACATGCAcaacttgcttatgtggcatggtTGCATTTCTAGTAAAAATAAGTAGTGGGTTGTAACTATTTAGGAAGTGAAGTTTCCACAAGGTGTTGTTATGGGTGGGATCAATGGAAAAGAAGATCAACAAATTAAAATATAGTGAAAATAGATGTTTCTAAGATGGATGTGAACAACATAAAGAAGATCCCCTCGGGGATCTAGCATTCGTGGTGCTAtctgtattattatttttgtgaaaATTAATTGTATCACTCATTTTGCTACAATCTTTGTTACATAAGTTTATGGCCTCATCAGGCCCTCAACCAAGCCATACCATAACACAACCACTAGTTCTACCATAAGATGTCATCACATGGCTTACAAAAAAATTGTCTATAGAATGTGAGCGATACAAGAATTCCATTGTTACATGAGTTGTCTGATCTCACGAACATTGAAGCTATGCTGAGGTCTATCCTTATCTCCCTTCATCAACATTTTAGTGGCCTCCAGGCAACCTGATTCAGTGACAACACGTCGATCACTCCATTGTAATGCAAACAAGAAACCCTCCCTTTTTTGAGAAAAGCAAGAAACCCTCCCTTATAGCACATAGTTCAGCCTCGAGAGCGCCATGGCAATATAATAAATGACAACATGCACTGAAAACAATATCTCCCAAGTGATCATGCAGAACCATACAGTTCCTTGTCGTGCACATCCTCCAAGAACGATCCATCCATCTGTGTTTAGCTTCACCAAATGGTCTTTAGGGcatctctgaaggaaatatgccctagaggcaatagtaaagttgttattttatatttccttatatcatgataaatgtttattattcatgctagaattgtattaaccggaaacttgatacatgtgtggatacatagacaaaacacagtgtccctagtaagcctctactagactagctcgttaattaaagatggttaagtttcctaaccatagacatgtgttgtcatttgatgaacgggatcacatcattaggagaatgatgtgatggacaagacccatctgttagcttagcataatgatcgttaagttttattgctattgctttcttcatgacttatacatattcctttgactatgagattatgcaactcccggataccggagggataccttatgtgctatcaaacgtcacaacgtaactgggtgattataaagattctctacagatatctccaaaggtatttgttgggttggcatagatcgagattaggatttgtcactcggagtatcggagaggtatctctgggccctctcggtaatgcacatcataataagcattgcaagaaatgtaactaatgagttagttatgggatgatgcattacggaacgagtaaagagacttgccgataacgagattgaactaggtatgaagataccgactatcgaatctcgggcaagtaacataccgatgacaaagggaataacgtatgctgtcataacggtttgaccggtaaagatcttcgtagaatatgtgggagccaatatgagcatccaagttccgctattggttattgaccggagaggtgtctcggtcatgtctacatagttctcgaacccgtagggtccgcacgcttaacgttcgatgacgatttgtattatatgagttatgtgatttggtgaccaaatattgttcggagtcccggatgagaacatggacatgacgaggagtctcgaaatggtcgagaggtaatgattcatatataggacgatagtattcagacaccggaagtctTCTGGggttaccgggtacgtatcgggtcatcggaaggggttccgggctacccccggcaaactatatgggccttatgggccaagaggggaaacacaccagccacaaaggggctggtgcgccaccccatatgggctggccaaattggagaaggaaaggggaaggaggaaaggaaaaagggaacaggattcccccttccccctcttcctttcctactccgaataggaataggaaaggggggaggccgaattgggag
This region of Triticum aestivum cultivar Chinese Spring chromosome 2D, IWGSC CS RefSeq v2.1, whole genome shotgun sequence genomic DNA includes:
- the LOC123054120 gene encoding ankyrin repeat and zinc finger domain-containing protein 1; the protein is MASSAPQMAAAAPENRPPRSLFDLPSDFFDSYVLFRSHPALAPSPAEPSEPSRPAPAPLQQQQPPEAGGFRWTCKTCAGEFDSLQEQREHFKSDLHRLNVKLSVAGKSIIKEEDLEKIDSDSLFDDLEVSSVSGSEDEREDVPASDHRLSVKGKEDFRKKLFFHGHSGDTVSFWRCVLFKEHEEPFFDCKSGKMENHGSTSYVHEDEMINRVKQLACEPRNASHLRIIILTSGGHFAGCVFDGNKILANKTFHRYVVRAKAGKRQSGKDATGKVAHSAGSSLRRYNEAALKKEVQELIVSWKPYFDACVCVYIYAPSKNRQMLFDGDKAQSVLQACDIRPLPLTVHRPTLKEAKRVYNNLTQLYYETECSIMGEVLPLVENVTKFVQSTEAREEISVAPEEPILDSSSSHEAMAIPSNNATTPLHEAAKAGNVEQTMELLEQGLDPCIKDERGKTPYLLASDKEVRNTFRRFMALNLDKWDWHAAEVPSALTKEMEESQAAKQAEKDAKKKARAKELKKQKKAREKEKEKEKEKEKALAAQSQPVAKGISVGQMGKPTASVSGLKHKNPQAVALSMQEERDRKLADEREKRAAAAERRLAALAVQSGPSTAAGSSTQTTTAANDAACSCCFSSLAGKVPFHRYSYKYCSTTCMHLHSEMLEDD